In Kitasatospora sp. NBC_00240, the following are encoded in one genomic region:
- a CDS encoding trypco2 family protein: MEIGLADTIRALRQELATAMADGEGSPVRLRVNSVKLDVEVAVTASAEANGGVRFWVVSAGGKAAGSTTATHTVSLELTAETDQGGAVLTSSDAGVLLPD, translated from the coding sequence ATGGAGATCGGGCTCGCGGACACGATTAGGGCACTTCGGCAGGAGCTCGCGACCGCGATGGCCGATGGCGAGGGTTCACCGGTACGGCTACGCGTCAACTCGGTCAAGCTCGACGTCGAGGTCGCCGTCACGGCCTCGGCTGAGGCCAATGGGGGCGTCAGGTTCTGGGTGGTCTCGGCTGGGGGTAAGGCCGCCGGCAGCACGACCGCCACGCACACGGTATCCCTGGAGCTGACGGCCGAGACGGACCAGGGTGGAGCGGTGTTGACCAGCTCCGACGCCGGAGTACTGCTCCCCGACTGA